One stretch of Pseudoalteromonas shioyasakiensis DNA includes these proteins:
- the tuf gene encoding elongation factor Tu yields the protein MAKEKFERVKPHVNVGTIGHVDHGKTTLTAAITNVLAKVYGGVAKDFASIDNAPEERERGITISTSHVEYDTPTRHYAHVDCPGHADYVKNMITGAAQMDGAILVVAATDGPMPQTREHILLSRQVGVPYIIVFMNKCDMVDDEELLELVEMEVRELLSEYDFPGDDLPLIQGSALKALEGEKEWEDKIVELAEALDSYIPEPERDIDKPFIMPIEDVFSIQGRGTVVTGRVEAGIINVNDEVEIVGIKETTKTTCTGVEMFRKLLDEGRAGENIGALLRGTKREDVERGQVLAKPGSITPHTKFTSEVYVLSKDEGGRHTPFFKGYRPQFYFRTTDVTGDVQLPDGVEMVMPGDNIKMTVELICPIAMDEGLRFAIREGGRTVGAGVVATIVE from the coding sequence ATGGCAAAAGAAAAGTTTGAACGCGTAAAACCGCACGTAAACGTTGGTACAATCGGCCACGTTGACCACGGTAAAACAACTCTAACAGCAGCAATCACAAACGTACTTGCAAAAGTATACGGTGGTGTAGCTAAAGACTTCGCATCAATCGATAACGCTCCAGAAGAGCGTGAGCGTGGTATCACAATCTCAACTTCACACGTTGAGTACGATACTCCAACTCGTCACTACGCACACGTAGACTGTCCAGGACACGCCGATTATGTTAAAAACATGATCACTGGTGCTGCTCAAATGGACGGCGCAATCCTAGTAGTTGCTGCGACTGACGGTCCTATGCCACAAACTCGTGAGCACATCCTACTTTCTCGTCAGGTTGGTGTACCTTACATCATCGTATTCATGAACAAATGTGACATGGTTGACGACGAAGAGCTACTTGAGCTAGTTGAGATGGAAGTTCGTGAACTTCTTTCAGAGTACGACTTCCCAGGTGATGACTTACCACTAATCCAAGGTTCAGCGCTTAAAGCGTTAGAAGGCGAGAAAGAGTGGGAAGACAAAATCGTTGAGCTTGCAGAAGCACTAGATTCTTACATCCCAGAGCCAGAGCGTGACATCGATAAGCCATTCATCATGCCTATCGAAGACGTATTCTCAATCCAAGGTCGTGGTACTGTTGTAACTGGCCGTGTTGAAGCTGGTATCATCAACGTGAATGACGAAGTTGAAATCGTAGGTATCAAAGAAACTACGAAGACAACTTGTACAGGTGTTGAGATGTTCCGTAAGCTTCTAGACGAAGGTCGTGCGGGTGAGAACATCGGTGCACTTCTACGTGGTACTAAGCGTGAAGACGTTGAACGTGGTCAAGTACTAGCTAAGCCTGGTTCAATCACTCCACACACGAAGTTCACTTCAGAAGTATACGTACTTTCTAAAGATGAAGGTGGTCGTCACACTCCATTCTTCAAAGGTTACCGTCCACAGTTCTACTTCCGTACAACTGACGTAACAGGTGACGTACAGTTACCAGACGGCGTTGAAATGGTAATGCCTGGTGATAACATCAAGATGACTGTAGAACTAATCTGCCCAATCGCGATGGACGAAGGTTTACGCTTCGCTATCCGTGAAGGTGGTCGTACAGTTGGTGCTGGTGTTGTTGCAACTATCGTTGAGTAA